The Mytilus galloprovincialis chromosome 11, xbMytGall1.hap1.1, whole genome shotgun sequence genome contains the following window.
aagtaaaccaacaACGTATTTTTTTCCGGACTTATTTTCCCGAATACTATATTTATCACTAGGAATTTTCAATTGTAAATAATGTGACTGTGTACTCATAGAATGTTTATTTATGCAATATAAAATAACCAGTCATAACCCAGACAACATTGGTACGTTGGCACAACGTTGGCCCAACGTATCTACATTCATTGGCCCAACGTTGTTTTTAAACATTGGCCCAATGTATAAGTGCAAAGTGGCCCTATGTTGGCCCAACGTGATGGCTTAACGTTGGCACAACGTTGTAAGGTTTTATACAatacattggcccaacgttggtccAATGATGGAATAATACTTGCTGATGTTGAACAAACGTTAGGCTAACGTAGTAATACAAACTGTTAGCAAACGTTGGAACTCCGTTGGTtcaatttataaacctttttATCCATATGAAGGAAACTAAAATCCATTTCAGGCAACAACTGCGATATAACTCCTGGTTTTTACATCAGTTCAAAATGGCGAAACTATTACTTCTTTAAATGTTGCAATTATTGCGTTTTTCATTTCCACTATACCATGTTGTGTCTTAAATACTACCcgaaaattttgtattttgccACTTTCatcttcctgaatatgcatgaaatatttgccaatggatgTTTCAGTAACCAACAACCAATCAGTCTCTCCAGGAATTGTACTTTTGAATGTTACCCAATTTTcttaaataatgtaaatacaaaggtatgattaaatataatttattattagcTAGACAAACAGCAAAgcaaaaaaaatctgttttgtatCTATACGTTGCTAAATCAGATCtagaatgaaaattataaattctATTCATGATAATTCATTTATCCCCATTACAGTTTATGTAGAAATATCCAAGCTCTGTATGAAGGCATTGCTAATTCATTTCATACAGCTATTTTTCTAGTTCTGTATTACAACATGGTTTTTTATCGAACTCCGAAACAGCGGTTACATCCTCTTTACTACGCTACGTTGACTTTATTGTTTCGGAGTTTGGGTTTTTATTCACAAGAGTTATCCTTTTGTTTTCTGGTACACTTTGTTTTGTCACTATTTCTGGCTCCGTCTTATGTTAAATCATTTATCCAGTTTAGCATATCTTCATAAAAGTTATTTCACTGACTCTGtaataaagaaatgaataaaatgagtactcaatgtatgtatattttgaaaatattaaatcctcctaaaaaataaaaaaataaataaaaaaaaaatacagtgttTCTGGTGTCCTGGCacataacatttttttacaatagttagaaaaagaaaaaatactcttgtttttaatattttccctAGCCTATACAAGCCAAGGCAAAAAGCATAATGCATGCTTTACCATAATAGTTAGACTTCACCAAGCTAGGtaggttaaggtggtacctaacactacaggaaaataaagtcagctaaacgttttaattacgttgtgttgtaaagggaatataaagcttctcaatgataaacattggtgtttgtcaaactgctatataaccagtgtaatttatctgacaaaacggttggttcaaaatttttgaaatttttatatttttgttaaagggtcaaagtaagtactttgacaaaattttatgaaaattaattatgttctaattcataacttcaagcgaacataaattattaacaaaataaactCAACACCTTTGTATGGGATCAGCTCGCCTGACAATGTGCAGCAaagctttaattttattaaagacaaatgCAACGTAAAAAATGTTCATCAGTGTTACTGTCTGCCTAGGCCGCTGCAGGTAACAAACACAAAAAccaatctacaaaaataaaaacaattttcattatgtaCGAAAACACATATGAATCAAATAAAGATTCTGTTCTTACACACATTAtttttcacattaataaaaaataacaaaaataaaatacattaagtcGGTTGGGAGGGTGGGAGACTTTACTGCACCAAAAGCGAACCTCGAATGACAatatctttaatttacaaaaccgCCAAAAGTAACGcacgaaatatttgaaatgaccttattcaaatattatggtcagttctacctcgaccaatgaaaaacatttaacctattatatactttcaaacacgtgtaatttcataaacaaatacacgtggtaatgtttacataccggtgtacataactttaataaatatatttatgctctaacttcaagcgaacataaattatttacaaaataagctcaacacctttgtatgggatcagctcgcctgacagtgtgcagcaaagcttcgaaaaataaagaaagggtaaagaaaaaataaaaaaaaaaatacataattaaatCCCAATATTATTTGTTACAGACAGTCTATCCTTCAGAGACTCTTTAACATAACCGTCTTTTGCCGTGTCACTTTTCCACCGACCATGCTTTTTGAACAATCTGTCCTCTACACCAGCCGCTGCAGCAGCCGAAGCCCCTCCTGAACGGAGACTATGCAGTCCAAATGTTTTACTATCTAAGCCTATACTCTGTAAACTTGAAAGTAGTATTTCCCGAGCTCTCGTGTATGACAACGGACCTGTACTTCTAAGTTTATAAGAATTATCAGACTTACAAAAATTAACGgatctaaaaataaattcatcaGAATTTGATGTAATACTAGCTAATTTGAGATATCGTTCTAGCATACAGACAGGACAAGTTACAAGATTAGTTCTAGAAATAACCACATCCCTCCCTTCTCTGTAAATATCAGTTTTACTATTCGCCAAATATAAATTTGCATGTGTAGAATAAATTTTTATATCGATACCTCTCAAATTAACTAGTTCTGAAAACCTTAAAAAACCTGCATAGCTTAATAAACACATACAAACAGTTCTTAAGTCTTTAAGATTACTATTAAGATGACTATAAGTATGAACAATCTTTCGCAAAATGTCTGGTGTAATAGGATCTTTCTTAGTGATAAAATGTCCCAATTTTCTCTGTGCTCCTTCGTTTACAAACGTTACTAATTCAGATGTACACGGATTATTAAATCCAGCCAGTTTATGTGCCCAGCTAATGGCGTATATTACTTCATTCATCTTGCTTGCCGATTTTGCATTCAGTGAAATGTGAATCAAATATAGAGAAACTGTATAATCAGATGAAGGTAATGGAGTAATATTATGTATTTTAGTCCACTAACAGAAAGCATTAAAGGCATACTGGTACTTTTACGAGTGTTCAGAGAACGTGAGCTCAAGCAGTACTCTGGTAGTCTAGCTTTCAATGTAGAAAGTTCATCCGAAATATCTGAATTATGTTTCCATCTACCAACTcgaaaaaattctgaaaaatgtACAATCGTGAAACAAACATTATAAAATGTCAAAGTATTAAAAACTTATATACAAATGAACCATGCCACTGTAAACATAACAGGACCTTGTCCAATATTAATTTGACCATGCCAGCTACAATGCTATATACATTAGTGCCGTGTTGAATACAACCATGctttctacaatgtatatacacaccAGGGCCTTATCAACAACAACCGTGCCTGCTACAATACACATTCATGTACTAGGGCCTCGTTACTATAACCTCGCCAGCTACAATGCACATCCGTGTACTAGGACCTCGTCACTTCAACCTCGCCAGCTACAATACACATTCGTGGACTAGGGCCTCGGAACTTTAACCTCGCCAGCTACAATACACGTTAGTGCACTAGGACCTTGTTATCCTTGTCGCATCTAACTTCACTGCCAATACTGGAGCAATAAAAGGCTCAGTGCCAAAAATGGATTTTCTATTAGAACCACTGACAAAAATACCActtgtatttttaaattcaataacatCAGATATGTAATCtctgtaattcatatttttatcaaaaataaaaggccaataGGTCGCAGATATCCATTTTTGTACAATTAAAGTACCTCTAGCTTTACAAGCAATTACATGTTTTATAGCTCTCAATACTAAGTAAATAGGTGGTACAATCCAATTGTTTTCACCAGACCAATTCTTAGTAAAACAGTCTACAGCTTCTGTATTTACATTCCAGAAAAAAGAGTTAAATCTTTCTAATATTGTGTTACGAGAACTAGCAAAACGATCGACTGTATAAGGACCCCAAAGGTCGTTAATAAAAGTATAGAAAAATTCTGAAACTCCCCAGTCTTCATAATCAATGATTTTACTGATATAATCAGCTTTCGAATTTTCACCTCTCGGAATCCATTGTATGTTAATGGAGATTCccttttgtaaacaaataaaaaaaatggaaattgctATATCTTGCAGTTTTTCTTTCATGCTTCCTGCTTGAACAATTCTGACACAATTTTGATTATCAGTTAGCCATTTTAAGGATTTTCCAGCAAATGCATGTTGATAAGACATCAACGCCAATTCTATGGCCTTTAGTTCCCTCCACGTGGAACTCTCTAACATTTCAGTAGATTTCCACATAGTGTGAATTTTTTTACTTTCCAACTCTACTGTACATTCTCCGGCAGCTATGCTGCTAGCATCAGAATATACCATTACATGTGACTGACTATattgatttaatgttttaaaatttacatttgcaATGTTATCAAGCCAGAACTTTAATTCTGATATCACAAAACTTTTACTTTCTAAAACTAAATAACTATCCCATGACATTCTACTTTCAATAGACATATAGCAATATCTAGTCATTATTCTA
Protein-coding sequences here:
- the LOC143050971 gene encoding uncharacterized protein LOC143050971; its protein translation is MCLLSYAGFLRFSELVNLRGIDIKIYSTHANLYLANSKTDIYREGRDVVISRTNLVTCPVCMLERYLKLASITSNSDEFIFRSVNFCKSDNSYKLRSTGPLSYTRAREILLSSLQSIGLDSKTFGLHSLRSGGASAAAAAGVEDRLFKKHGRWKSDTAKDGYVKESLKDRLSVTNNIGI